A single window of Candidatus Neomarinimicrobiota bacterium DNA harbors:
- the alr gene encoding alanine racemase — translation MFAPRADIHLGRLRSNFRALTNHVGNAKVLAIVKADGYGHGLLPVSRALAEAGVHGFGVALLQEALDLRAAGLSQMILHMGRFDRPTLDKYIQQDIRLTLHGSDDVLTLAAHHDSTGADYVVHLKVDTGMTRLGVPYAAAIEVLQEVKKLPFIRLEGIYSHFATADEEDLSYLRYQLARFTEFVHTVRKLSLDVKYFHVANSAALAREPKAIFNMVRPGILLYGVRPSEYVRPPFEVQPVMDLKAPLVMIKGVPRGTPVGYNRRFRAEEDTTAGILQIGYADGIQGSFSDTGLVELGHAVYPMIGGLSMDLCSIDLRGEEYPIGEEALLWGLSQDPRLRLEHQARLAGTIPYELMVRVGSRVERHYVED, via the coding sequence TTGTTCGCACCTCGGGCTGATATCCACTTGGGCCGGCTGAGGTCCAACTTCCGCGCGCTTACCAACCACGTAGGCAATGCGAAGGTGTTGGCCATCGTGAAAGCCGATGGCTATGGGCACGGGCTGCTGCCAGTTTCCAGGGCGTTGGCCGAGGCCGGCGTGCATGGCTTTGGCGTAGCCCTGCTCCAGGAAGCGCTCGACCTGCGGGCGGCTGGCCTGAGCCAGATGATTCTGCACATGGGCCGGTTCGACCGCCCCACGCTGGACAAGTATATTCAACAGGATATCCGCCTGACTCTGCACGGCAGCGATGATGTTTTGACCTTGGCCGCCCACCACGATAGCACGGGCGCCGACTACGTTGTGCACCTTAAGGTGGATACGGGCATGACCCGGTTGGGGGTCCCCTATGCAGCTGCCATTGAGGTGCTGCAGGAGGTGAAGAAGCTGCCGTTCATCCGGCTGGAGGGTATCTATTCTCATTTCGCCACCGCCGATGAGGAGGATTTGAGCTACCTGCGCTATCAGCTTGCCCGCTTCACCGAATTTGTCCATACCGTCCGCAAGCTGTCCCTCGACGTGAAGTATTTTCATGTAGCCAACAGTGCTGCCTTGGCCCGCGAGCCCAAAGCCATATTTAACATGGTGCGCCCGGGCATCCTGCTGTACGGTGTGCGCCCCTCGGAATACGTGCGGCCACCTTTTGAGGTGCAGCCGGTGATGGACTTGAAGGCGCCGCTGGTCATGATCAAGGGGGTTCCCAGGGGAACACCAGTGGGCTACAATCGCCGCTTCCGCGCGGAGGAGGATACCACAGCGGGCATTTTGCAGATTGGCTATGCGGATGGCATCCAGGGCAGTTTTTCTGACACGGGTCTGGTGGAATTGGGCCACGCTGTCTATCCCATGATTGGCGGCCTGTCCATGGACCTCTGCAGTATCGACCTGCGCGGCGAGGAGTATCCCATTGGCGAAGAGGCTTTGCTGTGGGGCCTCAGCCAGGACCCGCGCCTGAGACTTGAACATCAGGCCCGGCTGGCCGGGACGATCCCATATGAACTTATGGTGCGGGTTGGATCCCGAGTGGAGCGTCATTATGTTGAAGATTAA
- the polA gene encoding DNA polymerase I has translation MADPQRLFVLDGTALFYRAHFAMIRNPLITSTGQVTSGIFGFMATLVRLLREESPNHLAITFDAREKTFRHKIYTEYKATREKMPEELVSQIEPLDQVLAALKVPVLRMPGYEADDIMGTLATRAEGKGWQTYLVTGDKDMLQLVSDDTFVYMPGRARMPASIYDRAKVEERWGVPPERMIDLLGLMGDSSDNVPGVPGVGEKTARKLLAKYGSLENVLSHAGEVANKRARDGLESGRELALLSKELVTIDCDVPLEIGLDEMSVQVMDFSAAAEALKELEIRAMIADLLALAGQEAPPEVEMPEKDYEIVMTEAELDAMLKELSAAEWLSFDLETTSITPLEADIVGLSFSTRPHHGWYVPVQYPEREQQPGLELPYLLERLKPLLEDPERPILGQNIKYDALVMTRYDVALRGIVFDTMIAAHLVDPEAPTYKLDVLSERYLNYPMVPIEELIGKRGKEQRSMADVPLAQIAHYATEDADVAGLLYPLLQAQLERDGLSDTIGSIEIPLIPVLVEMERSGVFLDLPLLERMSGELAESIAGLEQEIYAAADATFNINSPQQLAVVLFDELALKEVRKRSTDVTVLEMLKDQHPLPKLILDYRQVKKLKSTYVDAFPALVLSGTGRVHSSFSQTTAATGRLSSRDPNFQNIPIRTELGREIRRAFRAQESGWGIFSADYSQIELRIMAHMAGEATLLEAFRAGMDIHAQTAAMVFQTPAEEITPEQRRTAKVVNFGILYGAGPFRMSQELDITIQEGRELIDRYFNTYPGIRKFIDDLLEQARSDGYVKTILGRRRKLPYIKSGNQRLRSADERIAVNMPIQGTAAELIKLAMIQIQKRLSAENFGSKMILQIHDELLFETPDDEVQRLRDMVVPEMESAMTLDVPLKVDWGFGPSWYEAH, from the coding sequence ATGGCTGATCCCCAGCGTCTGTTTGTCCTTGATGGCACGGCCCTGTTCTACCGGGCCCACTTTGCCATGATCCGCAATCCCCTTATCACCTCCACCGGGCAGGTCACTTCAGGCATCTTCGGGTTTATGGCCACCCTGGTTCGCCTGCTGAGGGAGGAGTCGCCCAACCATCTGGCGATTACCTTCGATGCGCGTGAAAAAACCTTCCGTCACAAGATTTACACCGAATACAAGGCCACCCGGGAGAAGATGCCCGAGGAGCTGGTCTCCCAAATCGAGCCGCTCGACCAGGTTCTGGCGGCCCTGAAAGTACCGGTGCTGAGAATGCCCGGCTACGAGGCCGACGACATCATGGGCACCCTGGCCACCCGGGCGGAGGGCAAGGGCTGGCAGACCTACCTGGTGACCGGTGACAAGGATATGCTGCAACTGGTCTCCGATGACACCTTTGTCTACATGCCCGGCCGTGCCAGAATGCCTGCCTCCATCTACGATCGGGCGAAGGTCGAGGAGCGTTGGGGCGTGCCCCCGGAAAGGATGATTGATCTGCTGGGACTGATGGGCGACAGTTCCGACAACGTCCCCGGCGTACCGGGGGTAGGGGAGAAGACGGCCCGGAAGCTCCTTGCTAAGTACGGCTCTCTGGAAAATGTGCTGAGTCACGCCGGTGAGGTGGCCAACAAGCGTGCCCGTGATGGGCTCGAAAGCGGTCGCGAGCTGGCGCTGCTCTCCAAGGAGCTGGTGACCATCGACTGCGATGTGCCACTGGAGATCGGGCTGGATGAAATGTCGGTGCAGGTGATGGACTTCTCCGCCGCCGCCGAGGCCTTGAAGGAGCTGGAGATCAGGGCCATGATTGCCGATCTGCTGGCACTGGCCGGTCAAGAGGCGCCACCAGAAGTGGAGATGCCCGAAAAAGATTATGAGATCGTCATGACGGAAGCAGAGCTGGACGCCATGCTCAAGGAGCTATCAGCGGCGGAATGGCTTTCATTTGATCTGGAGACCACCTCCATAACGCCCCTTGAGGCGGACATTGTGGGGCTGTCGTTCTCCACGCGGCCGCACCACGGCTGGTATGTACCCGTTCAATACCCTGAACGGGAGCAGCAACCGGGCCTGGAACTGCCCTACCTGTTGGAGCGGCTGAAACCGCTGCTTGAGGACCCCGAGCGGCCCATACTTGGCCAGAATATCAAATACGACGCACTGGTGATGACCCGCTACGATGTCGCGCTACGGGGTATTGTGTTTGACACCATGATAGCCGCCCACCTGGTGGACCCGGAAGCCCCCACCTATAAATTGGATGTTTTGAGCGAGCGCTACCTCAACTACCCCATGGTGCCCATCGAGGAGCTCATCGGTAAGCGGGGCAAAGAGCAGCGCTCCATGGCTGACGTGCCTCTGGCGCAGATCGCCCACTATGCCACGGAAGACGCCGATGTGGCCGGGCTCCTGTACCCACTCCTGCAGGCGCAGTTGGAGCGCGATGGTCTCAGCGACACAATCGGGAGCATTGAAATACCCCTTATACCGGTGCTCGTGGAAATGGAGCGCAGCGGCGTCTTTCTGGACCTGCCCCTGCTGGAGCGCATGTCCGGGGAGTTGGCGGAGAGTATCGCGGGACTGGAACAGGAAATCTACGCTGCAGCCGATGCCACCTTCAACATCAACTCGCCCCAGCAGTTGGCCGTGGTGCTGTTTGACGAGTTGGCCCTGAAGGAAGTGCGCAAGCGTAGCACGGATGTCACCGTTCTGGAAATGCTGAAGGACCAGCACCCGCTGCCCAAGCTGATACTGGATTACCGGCAGGTGAAGAAGCTCAAGTCGACCTATGTGGACGCCTTTCCAGCCCTGGTACTGTCGGGCACCGGCCGCGTACACAGCTCCTTCAGCCAGACCACCGCCGCCACCGGCAGGCTTTCCAGCCGGGACCCTAACTTTCAGAACATCCCTATTCGCACCGAGCTGGGCAGGGAAATCCGGCGGGCCTTCCGCGCCCAGGAATCCGGCTGGGGCATATTCTCGGCGGACTATTCCCAGATCGAGCTGCGCATCATGGCGCACATGGCCGGCGAAGCGACCCTGCTGGAGGCCTTTCGCGCGGGGATGGATATTCATGCCCAGACCGCTGCCATGGTGTTTCAGACACCCGCCGAGGAGATAACGCCCGAACAGCGCCGCACCGCCAAGGTGGTGAACTTTGGCATTCTATACGGTGCGGGTCCCTTTCGCATGTCCCAGGAGCTGGACATCACGATACAGGAGGGCCGGGAGCTCATCGACCGGTACTTCAACACCTATCCCGGCATTCGTAAGTTCATCGATGATTTGCTGGAACAGGCGCGCTCAGACGGGTATGTCAAGACCATCCTTGGCCGCCGACGGAAGCTGCCCTATATCAAGTCGGGTAACCAGCGACTGCGCAGCGCTGATGAACGGATTGCCGTGAACATGCCTATCCAGGGCACCGCCGCAGAGCTGATCAAGCTCGCCATGATTCAGATACAGAAGCGGCTGAGCGCGGAAAATTTCGGGTCAAAGATGATCCTTCAGATTCATGATGAATTGCTTTTCGAGACCCCCGATGACGAGGTGCAACGCCTGCGGGACATGGTGGTGCCAGAGATGGAGTCGGCCATGACGCTGGACGTGCCGCTGAAGGTTGACTGGGGTTTTGGACCCAGCTGGTATGAAGCGCATTAG
- a CDS encoding TonB-dependent receptor plug domain-containing protein, with protein sequence MQSNPIWRRIIVSALFLVLAPAQLSAGSRVHARITDRDTQLGIARVNVVIVGTDVGTISDPEGWFRLAVEPGQVLRLTHIAYEPLDVPVTQQTVAAPEPLQLALNARLLLGEPVFVTATRAEAGQSPIAFTTLGQRDFASAGVDDVPMALSGVPGVYAFSDAGNGVGYTYLKIRGFDQDRIGVMINGIPLNDPESHQVYWVDHGDILAGSGEVQIQRGIGNSLYGTTSLGGSVNLMTSPRALPPGLTMKAGYGDFTDRGFVSPSRKLAVQWSGQPLAGQALTLYGRYSGIHSAGYRLGSGTRQDAGHLIAERLRPLSSTKLELISGSEVTHFSWDGISPQFDFDLDDRESRRYNFYSDPEYNGGSKDANRDVFRQNILSLQHAVKRDQGLFSVTLYGVSGRGFYDQFKGGRDVWEYNLKHVLPDTVQSVDLMRRKWLVNGYWGVIPQTTLRRSWGTLVVGGSFRSYGATHFGEVRPVDDGHDFSGPVEYYRYATAKTSGSVYVHSVFRLGASLSAVADLGITRHRYQFDQEEIGAYTQPYQYELAYTFIAPKAGLHVVTGRRTAVYVNLARAQREPADSDIYDADDPWAVPALDGAPAVRKDLDTPLVQAEELWDLELGWTYRSPGLRVTTGLYNMWFQNELIPLSYRTITDDGVLKHGNADLTVHRGLEVEFSQQLTDQLALDGSLTVADNRFVDYTTFEWQVDSSVNHGGNQIPGHPQSMGRLRLNWTVDWLELWGEARFTGRIFIDRQNTAEAAIDPSRVLNIGLVLRPARLLGLRPSAATLSFKVTNALDALYETFGYNYWDWDDGPYRVDVYWPAATRSYFVELALRL encoded by the coding sequence ATGCAATCGAATCCTATCTGGCGTCGGATCATTGTCTCGGCGCTTTTCCTTGTCTTGGCACCCGCGCAACTCAGCGCGGGCTCGCGCGTTCATGCCCGCATCACCGATAGGGACACCCAGCTGGGCATAGCAAGGGTCAACGTGGTCATCGTGGGCACCGACGTGGGCACCATCAGCGACCCGGAGGGGTGGTTCCGTTTGGCGGTGGAACCGGGCCAGGTGCTGCGCCTGACGCATATCGCCTATGAGCCTCTAGATGTGCCGGTGACTCAGCAGACCGTGGCGGCCCCTGAGCCGCTGCAACTGGCCCTGAACGCCAGATTGCTGCTGGGGGAGCCGGTGTTCGTAACGGCCACGCGAGCCGAAGCGGGCCAGAGCCCCATAGCCTTTACGACGCTGGGCCAGCGCGACTTCGCCTCAGCCGGCGTAGATGACGTGCCCATGGCCCTGAGCGGCGTCCCCGGTGTGTATGCCTTCTCCGACGCCGGCAACGGTGTCGGCTACACCTATTTGAAAATTCGTGGCTTCGATCAGGACCGCATTGGCGTGATGATCAACGGCATCCCCCTCAACGACCCCGAAAGCCACCAGGTGTACTGGGTGGACCACGGGGACATTCTGGCCGGCAGTGGCGAAGTGCAGATACAGCGGGGGATTGGGAATTCGCTGTATGGTACAACCTCATTGGGGGGCTCGGTGAATCTGATGACCAGCCCCCGGGCGCTCCCGCCGGGGCTAACCATGAAGGCGGGCTACGGAGACTTTACCGACCGGGGCTTTGTCTCCCCCAGCCGTAAGCTGGCGGTGCAGTGGTCGGGGCAGCCGCTGGCGGGGCAGGCACTCACGCTCTATGGGCGCTACAGCGGTATCCACAGCGCAGGCTATCGCCTGGGCAGTGGCACCCGGCAGGACGCGGGGCACCTCATTGCCGAGCGCCTCCGACCCCTTTCAAGCACCAAACTGGAATTGATCTCCGGTTCCGAAGTGACCCACTTCTCTTGGGATGGCATCAGTCCCCAATTTGATTTTGACCTGGATGACCGTGAATCCCGCCGCTACAATTTTTACTCGGATCCGGAATACAATGGGGGCAGCAAGGATGCCAACCGGGATGTTTTCAGGCAGAACATCCTGTCGCTACAGCACGCCGTGAAGCGCGATCAGGGCCTGTTCTCGGTGACCCTATACGGAGTGTCGGGGCGCGGCTTTTACGATCAGTTCAAAGGGGGGCGCGATGTGTGGGAGTATAATCTCAAGCATGTGCTACCGGACACCGTCCAGAGTGTCGATCTCATGCGTCGGAAGTGGCTGGTCAACGGCTATTGGGGGGTGATCCCGCAGACTACCCTGCGCAGGTCGTGGGGCACGCTGGTGGTGGGCGGCAGTTTTCGCAGCTATGGGGCAACTCACTTCGGGGAGGTGCGACCGGTGGACGACGGGCATGATTTTTCCGGGCCGGTAGAATACTACCGCTACGCGACGGCCAAGACCAGCGGGTCGGTATATGTTCACTCCGTATTCCGGCTGGGGGCGAGCCTGTCGGCGGTGGCCGATCTAGGCATCACGAGGCACCGCTATCAGTTTGATCAGGAAGAAATAGGGGCCTATACGCAGCCCTATCAATACGAATTGGCCTACACGTTTATCGCTCCCAAGGCTGGACTCCATGTTGTAACCGGCAGGCGCACAGCCGTCTACGTAAATCTGGCCCGGGCCCAACGGGAACCGGCTGACAGCGACATCTATGATGCCGACGATCCCTGGGCGGTGCCGGCCCTGGACGGGGCGCCCGCGGTCCGTAAAGACCTGGATACACCCCTGGTCCAGGCCGAAGAGCTGTGGGACCTGGAGCTGGGCTGGACGTATCGCTCCCCCGGGTTGCGGGTGACCACCGGCCTATACAACATGTGGTTCCAGAACGAGCTCATCCCCCTCAGCTATCGCACCATCACCGATGACGGCGTCCTGAAACATGGTAACGCCGACCTCACCGTGCACCGCGGGCTGGAGGTTGAGTTTTCCCAACAGCTCACGGACCAGCTGGCCCTTGACGGTTCCCTGACCGTGGCCGACAACCGGTTTGTGGACTACACCACCTTCGAGTGGCAGGTTGACTCCTCGGTGAACCACGGGGGCAACCAAATTCCGGGCCATCCCCAGAGTATGGGCCGCCTGCGGCTGAATTGGACGGTCGATTGGCTGGAACTGTGGGGCGAGGCCCGCTTTACGGGCAGGATTTTCATCGACCGGCAGAATACGGCGGAAGCGGCCATCGATCCCTCGCGGGTGCTCAATATTGGGCTGGTGCTGCGGCCCGCCAGGTTGCTCGGCTTGCGGCCATCAGCGGCGACCCTCAGCTTTAAGGTCACCAACGCCCTGGATGCGCTGTACGAAACGTTCGGGTACAACTACTGGGATTGGGATGATGGCCCGTACCGGGTGGACGTCTACTGGCCGGCGGCCACGCGCAGCTATTTCGTCGAGCTGGCACTGCGACTGTAA
- a CDS encoding oligopeptide transporter, OPT family codes for MKPLPEITLKAVILGIVLSIILAGANAYLGLFAGLTVSASIPAAVISMGILRLFRTSNILENNIVQTAASAGESLAAGVIFTIPALILMGYWTEFSFADHYWIITGIAATGGLVGVLFTIPLRRALIVEENLQYPEGVATAEVLKSGESGAKGLNFLIQAAVVGAVFKFCAEGLALWSAKLSAAAAIGRSYFSFQINLSPALISVGYIVGLNIATLVFAGGVMGRWLALPIMGPGHEIPPDVIFDSANDAVIYLHNNVVRFLGVGAMIVGGLWALINLRHSVVRGIKASMEVYRESRRPGESKVERTEMDTPLPWVLVALVVALVPIFAIYLTVVHNVLITALMAVFMLLAGFVFSAVAAYMAGLVGSSNNPISGVTIATILSSALLLYILKVYGNVDVGPAAAIFIGAVVACAAAIGGDNLQDLKAGYIVGATPWKQQVMQAVGTISAAFVMMPILWLLHKRYGIGMQVTPGVDPLEAPQASLMASIANGVFNQDLPWNYIFMGGIIAAAIIVLDKILEGRQSPFRTPVLAVAIGLYLPFHLVVPIFIGGVIAYLTSKSWSLHSDKVNQPGLLYASGLITGEALVGIFLALPLMIKEFSPWKSIPTEYALFATPPFGPWPGVILLAVVIYLLYNVAQRNRSDGD; via the coding sequence ATGAAACCCCTTCCGGAAATCACGCTTAAAGCCGTTATTCTGGGGATCGTCCTGTCGATCATCCTGGCCGGCGCCAACGCCTACCTGGGGCTATTTGCCGGCCTCACTGTGTCGGCTTCCATCCCTGCCGCGGTGATTTCCATGGGCATACTGCGCCTCTTCAGGACCTCCAACATACTGGAGAATAACATCGTTCAAACGGCCGCCTCAGCGGGCGAATCTCTCGCCGCCGGGGTCATTTTTACCATCCCCGCGCTCATTCTGATGGGCTACTGGACAGAATTCAGTTTCGCCGATCACTACTGGATCATCACCGGCATCGCCGCCACAGGGGGACTGGTGGGTGTGCTGTTTACCATTCCCCTGCGCCGCGCCCTCATCGTGGAGGAAAATCTTCAATACCCGGAAGGCGTCGCCACCGCCGAGGTGCTGAAGTCGGGCGAGTCCGGTGCCAAGGGGTTGAACTTTCTGATCCAGGCCGCCGTTGTGGGCGCCGTCTTCAAGTTTTGCGCTGAGGGTCTGGCCCTCTGGTCCGCCAAACTGTCGGCTGCCGCGGCCATTGGGCGCTCGTACTTCTCGTTCCAGATTAATCTGTCGCCGGCGCTCATCTCAGTGGGCTACATCGTAGGGCTCAATATCGCCACCCTCGTCTTTGCCGGCGGCGTTATGGGCCGGTGGCTGGCCCTGCCCATCATGGGACCCGGCCATGAGATCCCCCCTGACGTAATCTTCGACAGTGCCAACGATGCGGTTATCTATCTGCACAACAACGTTGTGAGATTTCTGGGCGTGGGCGCCATGATCGTTGGCGGCCTGTGGGCCCTGATCAATCTGCGCCACTCCGTGGTTCGGGGTATCAAAGCCAGCATGGAAGTATACCGTGAGTCGCGCCGGCCGGGCGAATCCAAGGTGGAGCGCACCGAAATGGATACACCCCTGCCCTGGGTGTTGGTCGCACTGGTGGTCGCATTAGTGCCCATTTTTGCCATCTACCTCACCGTCGTTCATAACGTCCTCATCACCGCATTAATGGCTGTGTTTATGTTGCTCGCGGGCTTTGTCTTTTCTGCCGTTGCGGCCTACATGGCCGGCCTGGTGGGATCATCCAACAACCCTATATCCGGCGTCACCATCGCCACGATCCTGTCATCGGCGCTCCTGCTTTACATTCTCAAGGTCTACGGAAATGTGGACGTGGGGCCGGCAGCGGCCATCTTCATTGGGGCGGTAGTGGCCTGCGCGGCGGCCATCGGTGGTGACAATCTGCAGGACCTGAAGGCCGGCTACATCGTAGGCGCCACGCCTTGGAAGCAGCAGGTCATGCAGGCCGTGGGGACGATCTCCGCCGCATTTGTGATGATGCCTATTCTGTGGCTGTTGCACAAGCGTTACGGCATCGGCATGCAGGTCACGCCAGGCGTTGATCCCCTGGAGGCTCCCCAGGCTTCCCTCATGGCCAGTATCGCCAACGGGGTATTTAACCAGGACCTCCCCTGGAACTACATCTTTATGGGTGGGATTATCGCCGCCGCCATCATCGTTCTGGACAAGATTCTGGAAGGCAGGCAATCCCCGTTCCGCACGCCGGTGCTGGCCGTGGCCATAGGGCTTTATCTGCCCTTCCATCTGGTGGTGCCCATCTTCATCGGCGGCGTCATCGCCTATCTCACCAGCAAGTCCTGGTCACTCCACTCGGACAAAGTCAACCAGCCGGGTCTGCTCTATGCCTCAGGGCTCATCACGGGGGAGGCCTTGGTGGGCATTTTCCTGGCCTTACCGCTCATGATCAAGGAATTCAGCCCCTGGAAAAGCATACCCACTGAATACGCCCTGTTTGCAACGCCCCCCTTTGGGCCCTGGCCCGGCGTCATACTGCTGGCGGTTGTCATCTACCTGCTCTACAATGTGGCCCAGCGAAACCGCAGCGATGGGGACTAG
- the add gene encoding adenosine deaminase encodes MELDLDFFRRLPKAELHCHLDGSLRPETIFDLAAQQKIELPSKNVDDLRALISIHGRVASLEHYIDRFEIPLQVLQTPEALERAAYELCEDVWQDGVRYFEVRYSPILHTRAGMTSGESIEAVKRGMDRAEEDLGIRTGIIICGIRNISPEVSLRLADLAVQYKHKGVVGFDLAGAEENFPAKHHQEAFFLILRNNINTTLHAGEAFGPESIHQAIHYCGAHRIGHGTRLLEDQDLMNYVNDHRIALEVCLLSNVHTKTVRSLKEHPFKFYYDQGIRVTLNTDNRLVSNTTLSQEYLTAKETFGLTLDDFREIIINGFKSSFMSHQERREMIRAVVEELEAEFGIKPLAIS; translated from the coding sequence ATGGAACTAGACCTGGACTTTTTCCGCCGCCTGCCCAAGGCGGAGCTGCATTGCCACCTGGACGGCTCGCTACGCCCGGAGACCATTTTCGACCTGGCAGCTCAGCAAAAAATTGAACTGCCCAGCAAGAATGTGGACGACCTCCGTGCCCTGATCTCCATCCACGGTCGCGTGGCATCGCTGGAGCACTACATCGACCGCTTCGAGATACCTCTGCAGGTTCTACAGACGCCGGAGGCCCTTGAGCGGGCCGCCTATGAACTCTGCGAAGACGTCTGGCAGGACGGCGTGCGCTATTTTGAAGTGCGCTACTCGCCCATTCTCCATACGCGGGCAGGCATGACCAGCGGAGAATCCATCGAGGCCGTGAAGCGCGGCATGGACCGGGCGGAGGAGGATCTGGGTATCCGCACCGGGATTATCATCTGCGGCATCCGCAATATATCGCCGGAAGTGTCGCTCCGGCTTGCGGACCTGGCCGTCCAGTACAAGCATAAGGGAGTGGTGGGGTTTGACCTAGCTGGCGCCGAAGAGAATTTCCCCGCCAAGCACCACCAGGAGGCATTCTTCCTGATCCTGAGAAACAATATCAACACCACCTTGCACGCCGGCGAAGCCTTCGGCCCGGAAAGCATCCATCAAGCCATTCACTACTGCGGCGCCCACCGCATAGGCCACGGGACGCGACTCCTGGAAGACCAGGATCTCATGAACTACGTCAATGACCATCGCATCGCCCTGGAGGTATGCCTGCTCAGCAATGTCCACACCAAAACGGTCCGCAGCCTGAAGGAGCACCCCTTCAAATTCTACTATGACCAGGGCATCCGCGTCACGCTCAACACCGACAACCGCCTCGTATCCAACACCACCCTGTCCCAGGAATACCTCACCGCCAAGGAAACCTTCGGCCTGACGCTTGACGACTTCCGCGAGATTATCATCAACGGGTTCAAGTCCTCGTTTATGAGTCATCAGGAACGGCGGGAAATGATTCGCGCGGTCGTTGAGGAACTGGAAGCGGAATTCGGCATCAAGCCGCTGGCTATCTCCTGA